Within Fusobacterium periodonticum ATCC 33693, the genomic segment AACAGTAAAAAAAGAGCTTTTTTAAAGAAAAAAGCACATAATTTAGAAGCTATTGTTAGAATAGGAAAAGATGGTTTAAATCAAAATATTATTCAAAGTATTCTTGATGCCATAGAATCAAGAGAACTTATAAAAGTTAAAATTTTACAAAACTGTGAAGAAGAAAAAACTGTAGTTTATTCTAAATTAATAGACAATAAAGAATTTGAAGTTGTAGGAATGATAGGGAGAACTATAATTATATTTAAGGAAAATAAAGAAAATCCAACAATATCATTAGAGTGGAAAAATATTTAAGTTTGGAGATACTATGAGTATGGAACTTACCGAAAAATGCAAAGAGATTAGAAAACAATTAA encodes:
- the yhbY gene encoding ribosome assembly RNA-binding protein YhbY: MNSKKRAFLKKKAHNLEAIVRIGKDGLNQNIIQSILDAIESRELIKVKILQNCEEEKTVVYSKLIDNKEFEVVGMIGRTIIIFKENKENPTISLEWKNI